A portion of the Sphingorhabdus pulchriflava genome contains these proteins:
- a CDS encoding cytochrome P450, producing MVSALVKLPVLRIVYVGGYITSEKPFMSDEEQPLPTGYQLSALDPTYRETPWVPLDRLRAADPVHHDQQLGRYFLTRGQEVSELIKNRELNADPRKANEGSFSKTLYGNNSKELSILMLDDPEHKRQRTLVLKAFNKRSVDALLPRIEEIAKGLADDIEAAEGEFDFVQLFGSPLPTTVMAELLGINPADRKDFRRWSLGCMQALNPFRTPEQTALYEESTTVLADYLAREVDIRRNQPSDDLITRLAQAEEEGDSLTTQDIVLLIRLLLIAGNSTTTDMLGAGVVQLLKNPDQLAKFRARSDLHDNAMDEILRVEPPVSQVLRSAHEDMQVADKAIKKGDTIHMSLFGVHYDPEMNPDPLKFDIERKNVQHFAFGGGAHYCLGAGLGKAQAKIALPMLFERFPNLAFAPGREVKHKVAPAFNGYGEVWLVK from the coding sequence ATGGTAAGCGCACTTGTAAAGCTGCCCGTGCTGCGTATCGTCTATGTGGGTGGTTATATAACTAGCGAGAAGCCTTTCATGTCCGACGAAGAACAGCCTCTGCCAACGGGATACCAGCTTTCGGCGCTTGACCCGACCTATCGCGAAACGCCTTGGGTTCCGCTCGACCGGTTGCGTGCGGCGGACCCGGTGCATCATGACCAGCAGCTTGGCCGATACTTTCTGACGCGCGGGCAAGAGGTTTCGGAACTGATCAAGAACCGCGAACTCAACGCCGATCCGCGCAAGGCCAATGAAGGCAGTTTTTCCAAGACACTGTACGGCAATAACAGCAAGGAATTGTCGATCCTGATGCTCGACGATCCCGAGCATAAGCGACAGCGGACGCTGGTGCTGAAGGCGTTCAACAAGCGGTCGGTCGATGCCCTGCTGCCGCGGATTGAGGAAATCGCCAAGGGACTGGCCGACGATATCGAGGCGGCGGAGGGCGAGTTTGATTTTGTCCAGCTGTTCGGTTCGCCCTTGCCGACCACGGTGATGGCCGAATTGCTGGGTATCAACCCCGCCGACCGCAAGGATTTCCGCCGCTGGTCGCTGGGCTGCATGCAGGCGCTCAACCCCTTTCGCACGCCCGAACAGACAGCGCTTTACGAGGAATCGACAACCGTGCTTGCCGACTATCTGGCGCGCGAGGTGGATATTCGGCGGAACCAGCCAAGCGACGACCTGATCACTCGCCTTGCGCAGGCGGAGGAAGAGGGCGACAGCCTGACGACGCAGGACATCGTGTTGCTGATCCGCCTGTTGCTGATCGCAGGCAATTCGACCACCACCGATATGCTCGGCGCTGGCGTGGTGCAGTTGCTGAAAAATCCCGATCAGCTCGCCAAATTCCGCGCGCGGTCCGACTTGCACGACAATGCGATGGACGAAATCCTGCGCGTCGAACCGCCGGTATCGCAGGTGCTGCGCAGCGCGCATGAGGATATGCAGGTTGCCGACAAGGCGATCAAGAAAGGCGATACGATCCACATGTCGCTTTTTGGCGTGCATTATGATCCCGAAATGAACCCCGATCCGCTGAAATTCGATATCGAACGCAAGAACGTGCAGCATTTCGCCTTTGGCGGCGGCGCACATTATTGCCTTGGCGCAGGGCTGGGCAAGGCGCAGGCAAAGATTGCATTGCCGATGCTGTTCGAACGCTTCCCTAACCTTGCCTTCGCGCCGGGACGCGAGGTGAAGCACAAGGTCGCGCCTGCGTTTAACGGCTATGGCGAGGTGTGGTTGGTGAAATAG
- a CDS encoding ion channel — protein sequence MLLQLAISTAMVILTVIIHGLGLSLLAKMVRIEFHEERVRHVPPLSRRSLFFTLALVLGLFLLHGIEIWLYAFFFVAVGAVATLETAVYFSTISYAGIGYDDRYIEPAWRLVSAIEGINGLLLLGWSTAFFVTLVTRLGR from the coding sequence ATGCTTTTGCAACTCGCCATTTCGACTGCGATGGTCATCCTGACTGTTATCATCCACGGTTTGGGGCTCAGCCTGTTGGCCAAAATGGTGCGGATCGAGTTTCATGAGGAACGCGTCCGCCACGTCCCGCCTTTGTCGCGCCGCAGCCTGTTTTTCACACTCGCGCTCGTCCTTGGCCTGTTCCTGCTGCACGGCATCGAAATCTGGCTCTACGCCTTTTTCTTTGTCGCTGTCGGTGCCGTCGCGACGCTGGAAACGGCGGTCTATTTTTCGACGATCAGCTATGCCGGCATCGGCTATGATGACCGTTATATCGAGCCCGCATGGCGACTGGTTTCTGCGATTGAAGGGATAAACGGGCTGCTGTTGCTCGGTTGGTCGACGGCCTTTTTCGTGACTTTGGTAACCCGCCTCGGTCGCTAA
- a CDS encoding alkylphosphonate utilization protein, giving the protein MSDEDYVYDEESGEWLPASELAAKQAAANTVEVRDAVGNILQDGDQVTLIKDLTVKGAGQTLKQGTLIKSIRLTGDAQEIDCKFEGIKGLVLRAEFVRKR; this is encoded by the coding sequence ATGTCCGACGAAGATTATGTCTATGATGAGGAAAGCGGCGAATGGCTGCCCGCTTCTGAACTCGCAGCAAAACAGGCGGCGGCCAATACGGTCGAGGTGCGTGATGCCGTAGGTAATATTCTTCAGGATGGCGATCAGGTGACGCTAATCAAGGACCTGACCGTCAAGGGCGCAGGCCAGACGCTGAAGCAGGGCACGCTCATAAAATCGATCCGGCTGACCGGCGACGCGCAGGAGATCGACTGCAAATTTGAAGGCATCAAGGGACTGGTGCTGCGCGCCGAATTTGTGCGGAAACGCTGA
- a CDS encoding DUF6326 family protein, whose product MQNNDLLTGSRPADRPVSERFVLSGLWASTMFCYIYADFFGLFRKGRMASMNEGMILPLGEATPTVLLAVSVMMAIPSLMVALTLILPARVARWSNIVFGLAFTFIQGATMVGGAPAYYLFFGTVEMLMTLLIVWTAWRWSRPQGIGK is encoded by the coding sequence ATGCAGAATAACGATCTTTTGACGGGCAGCAGACCTGCGGACAGGCCTGTATCTGAGCGCTTTGTGCTAAGTGGGCTTTGGGCGTCGACAATGTTTTGCTACATTTATGCTGACTTTTTCGGGCTTTTCCGGAAAGGCCGTATGGCGTCGATGAACGAAGGCATGATCCTTCCATTGGGTGAGGCGACACCGACCGTGTTGCTGGCGGTCTCGGTGATGATGGCGATCCCGAGCCTTATGGTCGCGTTGACACTGATCCTTCCTGCACGTGTCGCGCGTTGGTCCAATATCGTTTTTGGTCTGGCCTTCACCTTCATCCAAGGCGCGACAATGGTCGGCGGTGCACCGGCATATTATTTGTTCTTCGGCACCGTCGAAATGCTGATGACATTGTTGATCGTTTGGACTGCCTGGCGCTGGTCCCGTCCGCAGGGTATCGGTAAATGA
- a CDS encoding DUF4386 domain-containing protein, with protein sequence MTDISQTQARVAGWLYLGTIVAGIYAQVFTRMKLAVADNPAATTSSILAHESLYRSGLAADAVMLFCYIAVTIIFLGLFKGVDAMLSRIAAGFSMIGIAVLSITGIFHAAPMLLLQNAPYLDADMQQQLARLALDLHTEGYIISLLFFGAYCLLLGVLIWRSRLIPNWVGALMMAGGAAHLFNNFAFILAPDFARQIPDLFNYPPLLGELALALWLVFFGIRTAGDS encoded by the coding sequence ATGACCGACATTTCGCAAACACAGGCCCGCGTGGCAGGCTGGCTATATCTCGGCACCATTGTCGCCGGAATTTATGCGCAAGTTTTCACGCGGATGAAATTGGCGGTTGCAGACAATCCGGCAGCAACCACCAGCTCGATTCTGGCGCATGAAAGCCTGTATCGCTCGGGGCTGGCGGCCGATGCGGTGATGCTATTCTGCTATATAGCGGTAACGATCATATTTCTGGGCCTATTCAAAGGCGTCGACGCAATGCTTTCGCGCATCGCCGCCGGGTTCAGCATGATCGGCATCGCCGTGCTTTCTATAACCGGGATATTCCACGCAGCGCCGATGCTGCTGCTGCAAAATGCCCCCTATCTCGACGCCGACATGCAACAGCAGTTGGCGCGGCTGGCACTCGACTTACATACCGAAGGCTATATCATCAGCCTGCTCTTTTTCGGGGCCTACTGCTTATTGCTGGGCGTGTTAATCTGGCGATCGCGTTTGATTCCAAATTGGGTGGGTGCATTGATGATGGCGGGCGGAGCCGCGCATCTTTTCAACAACTTCGCTTTCATACTGGCACCTGATTTTGCCCGACAAATCCCCGATCTGTTCAACTATCCCCCGCTGTTGGGCGAACTTGCTCTGGCGCTGTGGTTGGTGTTTTTTGGCATAAGGACCGCTGGCGACAGCTAG
- a CDS encoding cupin domain-containing protein → MNADILTIIKNIEDRQPLATGHEAEEFHADLVNTHREIYRNRNEKLGIDFSVDVLDFPGTQAFDARVVRIAAGANNELHKHAHESLFYVISGKAEVRIGDATLTLEPGGLAFVPRWHFHQSRNLSEIDELVILAITDFGLTKAVLGDYDKRTRLAVNGADVLEGA, encoded by the coding sequence ATGAACGCAGACATCCTGACTATCATCAAGAATATCGAGGATCGCCAGCCGCTGGCTACCGGCCATGAGGCGGAGGAATTTCATGCAGATCTGGTGAACACCCATCGCGAAATATATCGCAACCGGAATGAGAAACTTGGCATCGATTTCTCGGTCGATGTTCTGGACTTTCCAGGAACCCAGGCATTTGATGCGCGCGTGGTGCGGATTGCTGCCGGGGCCAATAATGAACTGCATAAGCATGCCCATGAATCTTTATTCTATGTCATCAGCGGCAAGGCCGAAGTGCGGATTGGTGATGCCACTTTGACGCTGGAACCCGGCGGACTGGCCTTTGTTCCGCGCTGGCATTTTCACCAGTCCAGAAACCTCTCCGAAATCGACGAGCTGGTGATTCTGGCGATCACCGACTTTGGCCTGACCAAGGCTGTTCTGGGTGATTATGACAAGCGCACCCGGCTAGCCGTCAACGGCGCGGACGTGCTCGAAGGCGCCTAA
- a CDS encoding TenA family transcriptional regulator: MSVSIKDLIEESLNHRAVNHPYLKALGSGDLPDTDWALRDFAQHYYGYSLHFPRYLTTVISKLEVAAHRNSLLQNLTEESGIYEDEEYAELAAVGVEREWIEGVPHPQLFRRFREAAGITAPYVPSDEAIELVCWRESFLATLTYGSAAEALGALGLGTENIVSTIYIPFVEALKRTDLHPRDTVFFPLHTAVDDHHQEALEQISLDFAATPSGKGDLRRGMIKALSLRSSYWDWMYDRALTCADQPELAMAS; encoded by the coding sequence GTGTCTGTTTCCATCAAAGATCTTATCGAAGAATCGCTCAATCATCGTGCGGTCAACCATCCCTATCTAAAAGCATTGGGTTCGGGTGATTTGCCCGATACAGATTGGGCGTTGCGCGACTTTGCCCAGCATTATTACGGCTATTCGCTTCATTTCCCCCGCTATCTGACGACGGTGATTTCAAAACTGGAAGTTGCCGCGCATCGCAACAGCCTGTTGCAAAACCTGACTGAGGAATCGGGGATTTACGAGGATGAGGAATATGCCGAGCTCGCGGCAGTCGGGGTAGAGCGCGAATGGATTGAGGGTGTACCACACCCGCAATTGTTCCGCCGCTTTCGTGAGGCGGCCGGCATCACTGCCCCTTATGTGCCGTCGGACGAAGCGATCGAGCTGGTGTGCTGGCGCGAATCCTTTCTGGCGACATTGACCTATGGGTCCGCCGCCGAAGCACTGGGTGCGCTGGGTCTGGGAACCGAAAACATTGTCAGCACCATTTATATCCCCTTCGTTGAAGCGCTGAAACGCACCGATCTCCATCCGCGCGACACAGTGTTTTTCCCGCTGCACACGGCGGTGGATGATCACCATCAGGAAGCGCTGGAGCAAATCTCGCTCGATTTTGCGGCAACGCCGTCGGGCAAGGGCGATCTGCGCCGTGGCATGATCAAGGCGCTGTCGCTGCGGTCATCCTATTGGGACTGGATGTATGATCGCGCGCTGACTTGCGCCGACCAGCCAGAGTTGGCGATGGCATCCTGA
- a CDS encoding VOC family protein, with protein sequence MANIIGLGGLFFKSADPSATNEWYARVLGIKVEPWGIIFTPEAAAAHPGAATVFSPFKADTDYFAPSDKDFMFNLMVDDLDGMLARCAEHGVEPVKTFPDEANGRFAHIMDPEGRKIELWEPKPM encoded by the coding sequence ATGGCCAATATTATCGGTCTTGGCGGGCTGTTTTTCAAATCGGCAGATCCGTCCGCAACCAATGAATGGTATGCGCGGGTGCTTGGTATCAAGGTGGAGCCCTGGGGTATTATTTTTACCCCAGAGGCCGCTGCCGCGCATCCGGGGGCGGCTACGGTCTTTTCGCCCTTCAAAGCCGACACGGATTATTTTGCGCCTTCGGACAAGGATTTCATGTTCAACCTGATGGTCGATGATCTGGATGGCATGCTCGCCCGCTGCGCTGAACATGGCGTGGAACCGGTCAAAACCTTTCCCGATGAAGCCAATGGCCGCTTCGCGCACATCATGGACCCGGAAGGTCGAAAGATTGAATTGTGGGAACCCAAGCCGATGTAA
- a CDS encoding spinster family MFS transporter, which yields MSANKLEAAEQESVQDSASRWGLLGLLTIINVLNFVDRQLLPSFANFIKPELGLTDTQYGLLTGLFFIIFYAVAGLFMGILADRMHRGKLIAAAIAVWSLLTAASGAAKGFVSMAIPRALIGVGESALTPAATSLLADRFRPSQLGMAAALYYLGVPVGAGLSLLVAGYLGPTIGWRNCFYLLGGVGMLFAVFMLFVRDPRVPSVQHHEHGPGMRGHMRVLGAALKQSPALCMMIGGGVALHFAVGAAAFDQIWFVEERGFERAEIAKLTGFITVVAGIAGTLFGGFAGDWWYKYRKSGRAMLLFWMFLIVGPFSVIFRILPADSALFVPGIGLGIFILCAFYGPSISTIQELSPPTARATVIAFNILCLNVVGLGLGITGTGWLIDMFRTAGSLEPYTHAAMTMSVASLLALPAFFLAGRWFHRDKARIESGLPGRFEFN from the coding sequence ATGTCCGCCAATAAGTTAGAGGCTGCGGAGCAGGAATCCGTTCAGGATTCCGCGTCCCGATGGGGGCTGCTCGGTCTGCTTACGATCATCAATGTGCTGAACTTTGTCGACCGGCAATTGCTGCCCAGCTTTGCGAACTTCATCAAACCCGAGCTCGGGCTGACCGACACCCAATATGGCCTGCTGACTGGGCTGTTCTTTATCATATTCTACGCGGTTGCCGGATTGTTCATGGGGATATTGGCCGACCGGATGCACCGGGGAAAGCTGATTGCTGCGGCGATTGCGGTTTGGAGCCTGCTGACCGCGGCGAGTGGCGCTGCGAAAGGTTTCGTATCGATGGCGATCCCGCGCGCGTTGATCGGCGTTGGGGAATCGGCGCTGACGCCTGCGGCGACCTCCTTGCTCGCCGACCGATTCCGGCCTTCGCAACTCGGGATGGCGGCGGCGCTTTATTATCTTGGTGTACCGGTGGGGGCCGGGCTCAGCCTGTTGGTCGCGGGCTATCTGGGGCCGACAATTGGTTGGCGCAATTGCTTCTATCTGCTGGGCGGGGTGGGAATGCTGTTTGCAGTGTTTATGTTGTTTGTCCGCGACCCGCGCGTGCCGAGTGTACAGCACCATGAACATGGGCCCGGCATGCGCGGGCATATGCGGGTGCTCGGTGCTGCATTGAAGCAATCGCCGGCCTTGTGCATGATGATCGGCGGCGGGGTTGCGCTGCACTTTGCGGTGGGCGCGGCGGCGTTCGACCAGATCTGGTTTGTCGAGGAACGCGGGTTCGAACGTGCCGAAATCGCAAAGCTGACCGGCTTTATCACGGTGGTTGCCGGAATCGCAGGAACGCTGTTTGGAGGCTTTGCTGGCGATTGGTGGTACAAATACCGAAAATCGGGCCGGGCGATGCTGCTGTTCTGGATGTTCCTGATTGTCGGGCCATTTTCGGTGATCTTTCGCATCCTGCCAGCGGATTCGGCGCTGTTCGTGCCGGGGATCGGGCTGGGTATCTTCATCCTCTGCGCCTTTTACGGCCCGTCTATTTCGACGATACAGGAACTCTCTCCGCCCACCGCACGCGCCACGGTGATCGCGTTCAACATATTGTGCTTGAATGTTGTGGGCCTTGGCTTGGGCATTACCGGCACCGGCTGGTTGATTGACATGTTCCGCACGGCGGGCAGTCTGGAGCCTTATACCCATGCAGCGATGACTATGTCGGTCGCCTCGCTGTTGGCACTTCCGGCCTTCTTCCTCGCTGGACGCTGGTTCCACCGCGACAAGGCGCGGATCGAGAGCGGTTTGCCCGGCCGGTTTGAGTTCAACTGA
- a CDS encoding VOC family protein produces the protein MPHLAHIALVVRDYDEALGFYVGKLGFTKVADEYQPEQDKRWVLIRPPGAAEEATTILLARASKPEQESFIGNQTGGRVFLFLATDNFDRDHAAYTAVGVEWIRPPAVQPYGKVAVFADLYGNLWDLVEFNR, from the coding sequence ATGCCCCATCTTGCCCACATCGCCCTTGTCGTGCGTGACTATGACGAAGCCCTTGGCTTTTACGTCGGAAAACTCGGCTTCACAAAGGTTGCCGACGAATATCAGCCCGAACAGGACAAGCGCTGGGTACTCATCCGCCCGCCCGGTGCAGCGGAGGAGGCCACCACGATATTGCTCGCCCGCGCATCGAAGCCCGAGCAGGAATCCTTTATCGGCAATCAGACCGGCGGCCGCGTGTTCCTGTTCCTTGCAACTGACAATTTCGACCGCGATCATGCGGCGTACACAGCGGTCGGGGTCGAATGGATCCGCCCGCCTGCGGTGCAGCCCTATGGAAAGGTGGCGGTTTTTGCCGATCTTTATGGCAATTTGTGGGATCTGGTGGAGTTCAACCGCTGA
- a CDS encoding DUF2726 domain-containing protein produces MIIKIMPPELLALIDRPLVLLAVLAVGAAIGIGVERLVEGQKRAERRAYWQGRNSGKRGGKTIALKKDGLAEAAKANGTATDQLARVMEADFSARPLLNKPEANLFKALDAAVIARNPGWQVMAQVSLGEFLSSPDKDAYWAVNSKRVDFALMNPDARVIHAIEYQGSGHHQAGGAAAARDAVKKEALRKAGIGYHEVVAGHTTAGELKRLVEKLVPGA; encoded by the coding sequence ATGATAATTAAGATTATGCCACCAGAATTACTTGCCTTGATTGACCGGCCATTGGTTTTGCTCGCGGTACTCGCTGTCGGAGCCGCGATCGGTATTGGCGTCGAACGGCTGGTTGAAGGCCAAAAGCGTGCAGAGCGCCGCGCCTATTGGCAGGGGCGCAATTCTGGCAAGCGTGGCGGCAAGACAATAGCCTTGAAAAAGGACGGGTTGGCCGAGGCGGCAAAAGCCAACGGCACCGCGACCGATCAGCTTGCCCGCGTGATGGAGGCGGATTTCAGCGCACGGCCCTTGCTCAACAAACCTGAGGCCAATCTGTTCAAGGCGCTCGACGCAGCCGTAATCGCGCGCAATCCCGGCTGGCAGGTAATGGCGCAGGTATCGCTGGGCGAATTCCTGTCGAGCCCGGACAAGGATGCCTATTGGGCGGTCAATTCAAAGCGTGTCGATTTCGCGCTGATGAATCCCGACGCACGTGTCATCCACGCCATCGAATATCAAGGCAGCGGCCACCACCAAGCCGGAGGTGCCGCCGCCGCGCGCGACGCAGTGAAGAAGGAAGCGCTGCGCAAGGCGGGCATCGGCTATCATGAGGTGGTCGCAGGGCACACCACGGCGGGTGAGTTGAAGCGGCTGGTGGAGAAGTTGGTGCCGGGGGCGTAA
- a CDS encoding YaiI/YqxD family protein yields the protein MTTDSPDPLPDTSPSAGPRILVDADACPVKEEIYKVAWRRNVAVVLVSNARFRIPDHPLISRVIVSDSFDAADDWIAEQAGPRSIVITADILLADRCLKAGAVVIGNNGKPFTTSSIGGAIATRAIMADLRAVMDGITGGPAPFAKADRSRFLQALDAALVRLG from the coding sequence ATGACGACCGACAGCCCCGATCCCCTGCCCGATACTTCGCCCTCCGCTGGTCCACGCATTCTCGTCGACGCCGATGCGTGTCCGGTGAAGGAGGAGATTTACAAGGTTGCCTGGCGCCGCAATGTGGCCGTCGTGCTGGTCAGCAATGCGCGCTTTCGCATTCCCGACCACCCGCTGATCTCAAGGGTCATTGTCTCAGACAGTTTCGACGCGGCGGATGATTGGATCGCGGAGCAAGCCGGGCCGCGCAGCATCGTGATTACCGCCGACATATTGCTCGCCGACCGCTGCCTGAAGGCGGGCGCGGTGGTGATCGGTAACAACGGCAAACCCTTCACCACCAGCTCCATCGGCGGCGCCATAGCCACCCGCGCCATTATGGCCGACCTGCGCGCCGTAATGGACGGGATAACCGGAGGCCCCGCGCCCTTTGCGAAGGCGGACCGCTCAAGGTTTTTGCAGGCACTGGATGCGGCTTTGGTTAGGTTGGGGTGA
- a CDS encoding Fic family protein, with product MLKETYQIPDLPPPGELESKAVLKIAAVAHRFLAELKGRAATIPNQGILIDTLSLQEAKASSEIENIVTTQDELFQATLFPENPSSPAAKEVALYRDALRLGLDDARQRQGIISNNSIISMFQILKRTDGGFRNTPGTALKNDQTGEIVYVPPQNGDDIVIHMTALEKFINDDAYKDIDPLVRMAIIHHQFESIHPFPDGNGRLGRIINVLYLTQQRLLDIPILYLSRYITRNKADYYRLLQSVRETGNWEPWLIYMLTAVAETSAETIDLITGIRNLMAEYKQKIRSEHGKIYSQDLLNNLFRHPYTRIDYIVDEIGVSRQTAAKYLDQLAVAGLLVKHQSGRNVYFVNAPLVALFTGEGRPN from the coding sequence ATGTTAAAAGAGACATACCAAATCCCCGACCTTCCTCCGCCGGGGGAGCTTGAAAGCAAAGCGGTTCTTAAAATCGCGGCTGTAGCTCATCGCTTTCTGGCGGAGCTAAAAGGCCGTGCGGCAACTATTCCCAATCAGGGCATTCTTATCGACACGCTTTCGCTGCAGGAAGCCAAGGCAAGTTCTGAAATCGAGAATATCGTCACCACGCAGGACGAGTTGTTCCAAGCTACATTGTTTCCGGAAAACCCTTCTTCACCGGCGGCGAAAGAGGTCGCGCTTTATCGGGATGCACTGCGGCTTGGCTTGGATGATGCGCGCCAAAGGCAGGGCATCATTTCGAACAACTCGATCATTTCAATGTTTCAGATATTAAAGCGCACCGATGGTGGTTTTCGCAATACGCCAGGAACGGCACTGAAAAACGACCAAACTGGCGAGATCGTCTATGTCCCGCCGCAAAACGGCGATGACATCGTCATCCACATGACCGCGCTGGAAAAGTTCATCAATGACGATGCTTATAAGGATATCGACCCTCTGGTGCGAATGGCGATTATCCACCATCAGTTTGAAAGTATCCACCCATTTCCCGACGGCAATGGCCGGTTGGGACGCATCATCAATGTGCTGTATCTGACGCAACAACGGCTGCTCGATATTCCAATCTTGTATCTCAGTCGTTACATTACTCGCAATAAAGCCGATTATTACCGATTGCTGCAGTCCGTTCGGGAAACCGGCAATTGGGAACCATGGCTAATTTACATGCTAACGGCGGTGGCCGAGACATCGGCAGAAACCATCGACCTAATTACGGGCATCCGAAACCTTATGGCCGAGTATAAACAGAAAATCCGATCCGAGCATGGCAAAATCTATTCTCAGGATTTGCTGAACAACCTGTTCCGGCACCCTTACACGCGCATCGACTACATCGTCGACGAGATCGGCGTGTCTAGGCAAACTGCTGCCAAATATCTTGATCAGTTAGCTGTTGCGGGCTTGCTGGTGAAGCATCAGTCGGGGCGTAATGTCTATTTCGTCAACGCGCCGCTAGTGGCGTTGTTTACAGGAGAAGGAAGGCCTAATTAA
- a CDS encoding S1 family peptidase: MLKHLGTMGSPETQIAMRTIGIDPASASVVRLEMYFGDVLLAVGSSFLWKSSAGAGLVTAWHNLTGTHPATRQPISRNGGRPDRIKATFKTGNSGQDLILNQPLYDSSGRALWKVHPVAAEQVDIALLKLLGPIPDTALASPVNELVQQPIAAPVGAEAFIVGYPKGIVEGGLPIWKRASIASEPDLFRDEEGSRRILIDSASREGMSGAPVFLRSIGSFLSDNGALVVGAQIATKFLGLYSGRLAHADALDAQLGIVWPAELIETISKSGIDDSFTLT; this comes from the coding sequence ATGTTGAAGCATTTAGGTACCATGGGCAGCCCCGAGACGCAGATTGCAATGCGGACTATAGGGATCGACCCAGCTTCGGCGAGTGTTGTTCGTTTGGAAATGTATTTTGGCGACGTTCTGCTGGCTGTTGGTAGTTCTTTTCTTTGGAAGTCGTCCGCAGGGGCTGGGTTAGTTACGGCCTGGCATAATCTGACCGGAACCCATCCAGCAACCAGACAACCCATATCGAGGAATGGGGGGCGACCTGATCGGATCAAAGCAACTTTTAAGACCGGGAATTCGGGGCAAGATTTGATTCTAAATCAGCCTCTCTATGACTCATCTGGACGTGCCCTTTGGAAGGTACACCCGGTAGCAGCCGAACAGGTGGATATTGCCCTTCTGAAATTACTTGGTCCGATACCCGATACGGCTCTTGCCAGTCCCGTCAACGAACTCGTTCAACAGCCAATTGCGGCGCCCGTGGGTGCTGAGGCCTTTATAGTCGGCTACCCAAAAGGAATTGTTGAAGGTGGGCTACCAATCTGGAAACGGGCATCCATAGCAAGCGAACCTGATCTGTTTCGTGACGAAGAAGGATCGCGTCGGATTTTAATCGATAGTGCTTCTCGTGAAGGCATGTCTGGTGCTCCGGTTTTTCTTCGCTCGATCGGTTCTTTCTTAAGTGATAATGGAGCCCTGGTAGTAGGCGCTCAGATCGCGACAAAGTTTCTCGGTCTCTATAGCGGTCGTCTGGCTCACGCCGATGCGCTTGATGCACAACTCGGAATCGTTTGGCCCGCGGAGTTGATCGAAACAATTTCCAAGTCTGGAATCGATGACAGTTTTACGCTCACTTAA
- a CDS encoding haloacid dehalogenase type II encodes MTANTPPKALAFDVFGTVVDWRTSIAALVGQVLSAVGRPDIDAFAFTDDWRMRYLIGMRDFGQTGRGFVKLDILHREMLDALLVDMQLDLAEADRHTLVMGWHRLEPWPDSVEGLNRLKRRFPLVTCSNGHIALLVNMARHAGLPWDAILGAEVAQAYKPAPAAYQRTAQALDIAPGELCLVAAHHGDLFAARAAGLQTAFIHRPLEYGGAPAPDLQFQQPWDYEAGSLTELAERMGC; translated from the coding sequence ATGACAGCAAATACCCCGCCCAAAGCATTGGCATTCGATGTGTTCGGCACGGTCGTTGACTGGCGGACGAGCATTGCGGCCTTGGTTGGGCAGGTGCTCAGCGCTGTGGGCCGCCCCGATATCGATGCCTTTGCCTTCACCGATGATTGGCGGATGCGCTATCTGATCGGGATGCGTGATTTCGGGCAGACGGGGCGCGGCTTTGTGAAGCTCGATATCCTGCACCGCGAAATGCTCGACGCGTTGCTGGTCGATATGCAGCTCGATCTGGCGGAGGCGGATCGGCACACGCTGGTGATGGGCTGGCACCGGCTGGAGCCTTGGCCCGATAGCGTCGAAGGGCTGAACCGGCTGAAGCGGCGCTTCCCGCTCGTCACCTGCTCCAACGGCCATATCGCCTTGCTGGTGAACATGGCGCGGCATGCGGGCCTGCCATGGGATGCGATATTGGGGGCGGAGGTTGCACAAGCCTATAAGCCCGCCCCCGCCGCCTATCAGCGCACGGCGCAGGCGCTGGATATCGCACCCGGCGAGCTATGCCTCGTCGCCGCGCACCATGGAGACCTGTTCGCCGCCCGCGCCGCAGGCCTGCAAACCGCCTTCATCCACCGTCCGCTGGAATATGGCGGCGCCCCGGCGCCCGATCTGCAGTTCCAGCAGCCATGGGATTATGAGGCGGGGAGTTTGACTGAGCTTGCTGAGCGGATGGGGTGTTGA